A single Capra hircus breed San Clemente chromosome 13, ASM170441v1, whole genome shotgun sequence DNA region contains:
- the LOC102175311 gene encoding calmodulin encodes MAEKLSEEQVAEFKEAFDKFDKDKDGTISVQELGTVMQELGLKPSEAELKVLIARLDTDNNGIISFQEFLEAMATGLQTSDTEEDLREIFRAFDQDNDGYISVDELRQATAQLGEKLSQDELDAMIREADVDQDGRVNYEEFVRILTQN; translated from the coding sequence ATGGCAGAAAAGCTGTCTGAAGAGCAGGTGGCGGAGTTCAAGGAGGCCTTCGACAAGTTCGACAAGGACAAGGATGGCACCATCAGTGTGCAGGAGCTGGGCACCGTGATGCAGGAGCTGGGCCTGAAGCCATCAGAGGCTGAGCTGAAGGTGCTCATCGCCCGGCTGGACACGGACAACAACGGCATCATCAGCTTCCAGGAGTTCCTGGAGGCCATGGCCACAGGGCTTCAGACCTCAGACACGGAGGAGGACCTGAGGGAAATCTTCCGTGCCTTCGACCAGGACAACGATGGCTACATCAGCGTGGACGAGCTCAGGCAGGCCACAGCCCAGCTGGGGGAGAAGCTGTCTCAGGAcgagctggatgccatgatccggGAGGCAGACGTGGACCAAGATGGCCGGGTGAACTATGAGGAGTTCGTGCGCATCCTCACCCAGAACtga